The following proteins are co-located in the Micromonospora coriariae genome:
- a CDS encoding hemolysin family protein: MGAQLGQLVLVAVLVLVNAALSGSEMALVTLREGQLRRLGRRTRAGDRLVRLSRDPNRYLATIQLGITLAGFLASAAAAVSLAEPLVAPLGFLGAAARPTAVVLVTVALTFVTLVIGELAPKRLAMQRAERWALLSAGPLDLLARLSRPAVWLLSRTTDAVVRLAGGNPKASREETTEEELREMLVSQRGLSAQQREILTGAFDIAGRTLREILVARREVTTLPAGLAAGEGVRRLAVAGRSRAPVTGPGGLDEVIGVVHIRDLVRAGDGTVGERARPPLLLPVTLPVADALRQLRLEHQQLALVVDEHGGIDGMVTLEDLLAEVVGELYDETDRDVREVVREPDGSLLVPGDFPLHDLPDLGVRLNFPLSREYTTVAGLVLARLRHLPGEPGECIRLPGLTLEVVEVADRAVRRVRLRGFTADT; this comes from the coding sequence ATGGGCGCTCAGCTCGGGCAGTTGGTGCTGGTGGCCGTGCTGGTGCTGGTCAACGCCGCGCTCTCCGGCAGTGAGATGGCGTTGGTGACGCTGCGCGAGGGGCAGCTGCGGCGGCTGGGCCGGCGGACCCGCGCGGGCGACCGGTTGGTGCGGCTCTCCCGCGACCCGAACCGTTATCTGGCCACCATCCAGCTCGGCATCACCCTGGCCGGGTTCCTCGCGTCCGCGGCGGCCGCGGTGTCGCTGGCCGAGCCGCTGGTCGCCCCGCTCGGTTTTCTCGGCGCGGCGGCCCGCCCCACCGCGGTGGTGCTGGTGACGGTGGCGCTGACCTTCGTCACGCTGGTGATCGGCGAGCTGGCCCCCAAGCGGTTGGCCATGCAGCGGGCGGAACGCTGGGCGCTGCTCAGCGCCGGTCCGCTGGACCTGCTCGCCCGACTGTCCCGGCCGGCGGTGTGGCTGCTCAGCCGAACCACCGACGCCGTGGTCCGGCTCGCCGGCGGCAATCCGAAGGCCAGTCGGGAGGAGACCACCGAGGAGGAGCTGCGGGAGATGCTGGTCAGTCAGCGTGGCCTGTCGGCCCAGCAGCGGGAGATCCTCACCGGCGCGTTCGACATCGCCGGGCGGACGCTGCGGGAGATCCTGGTGGCCCGGCGGGAGGTGACCACACTGCCGGCCGGCCTGGCCGCCGGCGAGGGGGTCCGACGGCTCGCCGTCGCCGGACGGTCCCGCGCGCCGGTCACCGGTCCCGGTGGCCTGGACGAGGTGATCGGTGTGGTGCACATCCGTGACCTGGTGCGGGCCGGCGACGGCACGGTGGGGGAGCGGGCCCGCCCGCCGTTGCTGCTGCCGGTCACGCTGCCGGTCGCCGACGCGCTGCGCCAGCTTCGTCTGGAGCACCAGCAGCTGGCTCTGGTGGTCGACGAACACGGCGGCATCGACGGCATGGTCACCCTGGAGGACCTGCTGGCGGAGGTCGTCGGCGAGTTGTACGACGAGACCGACCGGGACGTGCGCGAAGTCGTGCGCGAGCCGGACGGGTCGCTGCTGGTGCCCGGTGACTTCCCGTTGCACGACCTGCCCGACCTGGGGGTGCGGTTGAATTTCCCGCTGTCGCGGGAGTACACGACGGTCGCCGGGTTGGTGCTGGCCCGGCTGCGTCACCTGCCAGGCGAGCCGGGGGAGTGCATTCGGCTGCCCGGGCTGACCCTGGAGGTGGTGGAGGTCGCCGACCGGGCGGTCCGTCGCGTGCGGCTGCGCGGGTTCACCGCCGACACCTGA
- a CDS encoding HhH-GDP family DNA glycosylase produces MGNDRTVAQVLLERSSRTYAEEAGIRLSDRPGPLYQLLVLATLLSTRIRACVAVDAARELFAAGYRTPQAMEAASWQQRVDALGRGHYRRYDERTATMLGTGARLCLDRWHGDLRRLHREARSDPAGLRRRLTEFPGIGPTGADIYLREAQTVWSDLRPYADRRALAGAKRLGLPGSPDGLAGLVDEPDFGRLASALVRVALGEESAGEVTRAAR; encoded by the coding sequence GTGGGCAACGACCGAACCGTGGCACAGGTGCTGCTGGAACGGAGCAGCCGCACCTACGCGGAGGAGGCCGGCATCCGGCTCTCCGACCGACCCGGGCCGCTGTACCAGCTGCTGGTGCTCGCCACGCTGTTGAGCACCCGGATCCGGGCCTGCGTGGCGGTGGACGCCGCGCGGGAGCTGTTCGCCGCCGGCTACCGCACGCCGCAGGCGATGGAGGCCGCCAGCTGGCAACAGCGGGTCGACGCGCTGGGCCGGGGCCACTACCGCCGTTACGACGAGCGGACGGCCACCATGCTCGGCACCGGCGCCCGGCTGTGCCTGGACCGCTGGCACGGCGACCTGCGTCGGCTGCACAGGGAGGCCCGGAGTGACCCGGCCGGACTGCGCCGCCGGCTCACCGAGTTTCCCGGCATCGGACCCACCGGTGCGGACATCTACCTGCGGGAGGCGCAGACGGTCTGGTCCGACCTGCGCCCGTACGCCGACCGCCGGGCGTTGGCCGGGGCGAAACGCCTGGGCCTGCCGGGCTCACCGGACGGGCTGGCCGGGCTGGTCGACGAGCCGGACTTCGGGCGGCTCGCCTCGGCGCTGGTACGGGTGGCGCTCGGCGAGGAGTCCGCCGGTGAGGTCACCCGCGCCGCCCGTTGA
- a CDS encoding universal stress protein, producing MNSAHSAAVVVGVDGSEPSLRAVRLAATEAARRHRPLRVVHGFIWPLLHVPVSPAPDAPPGGGLRHQAEELVAAAVAEAQATAPGLSVSGEIIDGEAAAVLVGESPTAALIVLGDRGLGGFASLVVGSVAVQVAAYADCPVLVARGAERPGEPVLVGMDGSAASRLAAEFAAEAAVARGVPLLAVYAYRHPPSTGPGDMQPLVYDEARLQGAEEQMLAESLAGLTDRCPGLRLTWRAVHGRAGAVLAEASGSAQLVVVGGQGRGEVTGLLLGSVSQSVLHHARCPVAVVRGPR from the coding sequence GTGAACTCGGCGCACAGCGCGGCGGTGGTGGTCGGCGTGGACGGCTCGGAGCCGTCCCTGCGCGCCGTCCGTCTCGCCGCCACCGAGGCCGCCCGTCGGCACCGGCCGCTGCGCGTGGTGCACGGGTTCATCTGGCCACTGCTGCACGTGCCGGTCTCCCCCGCACCGGACGCCCCGCCCGGCGGTGGGCTGCGCCACCAGGCCGAGGAACTCGTCGCCGCCGCGGTGGCCGAGGCCCAGGCCACCGCACCCGGACTGTCGGTCTCCGGCGAGATCATCGACGGCGAGGCCGCCGCGGTACTGGTCGGCGAATCCCCCACCGCCGCGCTCATCGTGCTCGGCGACCGAGGGCTGGGCGGCTTCGCCTCGCTGGTGGTCGGCTCGGTGGCGGTGCAGGTCGCCGCGTACGCCGACTGCCCGGTGCTGGTGGCCCGCGGCGCGGAACGTCCGGGCGAGCCGGTGCTGGTGGGCATGGACGGTTCGGCGGCGTCGCGGCTCGCCGCCGAGTTCGCCGCCGAGGCCGCCGTGGCGCGCGGCGTGCCGCTGTTGGCGGTGTACGCCTACCGGCATCCGCCCAGCACCGGCCCGGGAGACATGCAACCCCTGGTGTACGACGAGGCGCGGCTGCAGGGCGCCGAGGAACAGATGCTCGCCGAGTCGCTGGCCGGCCTGACCGACCGCTGTCCCGGGCTGCGGCTGACCTGGCGGGCGGTGCACGGCAGGGCCGGCGCTGTGCTCGCCGAGGCGTCCGGCTCCGCCCAGTTGGTGGTCGTCGGCGGGCAGGGGCGCGGCGAGGTGACCGGGTTGCTGCTGGGGTCGGTGAGCCAGTCGGTGCTGCACCACGCCCGGTGCCCCGTCGCGGTGGTGCGCGGCCCCCGCTGA
- a CDS encoding SAM-dependent methyltransferase — protein MGEPDQPSTARMIDFWLGGDHHFPVDVAAATAFEQAYGPCAPVFRELRAFLGRAVRAIAGQGVDGFLVFGAGVPTMDNVHEVAAEATVLYTDVDPVTIRLGQRILAGSDRAGYGYGDATDIGTVDPAQLHRFVPGWGRRPVGVIFLGLAAFLDDDTLARTLDELYAAAAPGSMLAVDFDTEELADHPEALAMMGPAFHMRAPAAFAPLLGRWAPTADGIVPVSRWRPDGTPAPVPDAFHGVLATRGTD, from the coding sequence ATGGGTGAACCGGACCAGCCGAGCACGGCCCGCATGATCGACTTCTGGCTCGGCGGGGACCACCACTTCCCCGTCGACGTGGCCGCCGCGACCGCGTTCGAGCAGGCCTACGGGCCGTGCGCGCCGGTGTTCCGGGAGCTGCGGGCCTTCCTCGGTCGGGCGGTGCGGGCCATCGCCGGGCAGGGCGTCGACGGGTTCCTGGTCTTCGGCGCGGGAGTGCCCACGATGGACAACGTGCACGAGGTCGCCGCCGAGGCCACCGTGCTCTACACCGACGTCGACCCGGTCACCATCCGGCTGGGTCAGCGCATCCTCGCCGGCAGCGACCGGGCCGGCTACGGCTACGGTGACGCCACCGACATCGGCACCGTCGATCCGGCGCAGCTGCACCGCTTCGTCCCGGGCTGGGGCCGCCGGCCGGTCGGGGTGATCTTCCTCGGGCTGGCCGCGTTCCTCGACGACGACACCCTCGCCCGCACCCTCGACGAGCTGTACGCCGCCGCGGCGCCGGGCAGCATGCTCGCCGTGGACTTCGACACCGAGGAGCTGGCCGATCACCCGGAGGCGCTGGCGATGATGGGGCCGGCCTTCCATATGCGCGCGCCGGCCGCGTTCGCGCCACTGCTGGGTCGGTGGGCGCCGACCGCGGACGGCATCGTCCCGGTCAGCCGGTGGCGGCCGGACGGCACGCCGGCGCCGGTGCCCGACGCGTTCCACGGCGTGCTGGCCACTCGCGGCACCGACTGA